The Thamnophis elegans isolate rThaEle1 chromosome 15, rThaEle1.pri, whole genome shotgun sequence genome includes a window with the following:
- the KCNAB2 gene encoding voltage-gated potassium channel subunit beta-2: MYPESTTDSPARFSNRHTGSPGMIYRNLGKSGLRVSCLGLGTWVTFGGQITDEVAEQLMTLAYDNGINLFDTAEVYAAGKAEVVLGNIIKKKGWRRSSLVITTKIFWGGKAETERGLSRKHIIEGLKGSLERLQLNYVDVVFANRPDPNTPMEETVRAMTHVINQGMAMYWGTSRWSSMEIMEAYSVARQFNLIPPICEQAEYHMFQREKVEVQLPELFHKIGVGAMTWSPLACGIVSGKYDGGIPPYSRASLKGYQWLKDKILSEEGRRQQAKLKELQAIAERLGCTLPQLAIGE; this comes from the exons aaaCCTCGGGAAATCTGGATTGCGCGTTTCCTGCCTCGGTCTAG GAACTTGGGTGACGTTTGGAGGACAGATAACCGATGag gTAGCCGAGCAGCTGATGACTCTTGCTTACGACAACGGCATCAACCTTTTCGACACAGCCGAGGTCTACGCCGCAGGGAA AGCCGAAGTCGTCTtaggaaacatcatcaaaaaGAAAGGATGGAG gCGGTCCAGTTTAGTCATCACCACAAAAATCTTTTGGGGAGGGAA agCCGAGACAGAGCGAGGACTTTCCAGAAAGCACATTATAGAAG GTTTAAAGGGGTCCCTAGAAAGGCTACAACTGAATTACGTGGACGTGGTGTTTGCCAATCGGCCGGATCCTAACACACCAATGGAAG aGACCGTACGAGCCATGACGCACGTCATCAACCAAGGGATGGCGATGTACTGGGGGACTTCACGGTGGAGTTCCATGGAGATTATG GAAGCCTATTCTGTCGCACGGCAGTTCAACCTGATCCCTCCGATTTGTGAGCAAGCCGAATATCACATGTTCCAACGGGAGAAGGTcgaagttcaactcccagaacttttcCACAAGATTG GCGTGGGGGCCATGACGTGGTCCCCGTTGGCGTGCGGGATCGTGTCGGGGAAGTACGACGGCGGGATCCCCCCTTACTCGCGAGCGTCACTCAAA GGTTACCAGTGGCTGAAGGACAAGATTTTAAGCGAGGAAGGGAGGCGGCAGCAGGCGAAGCTGAAGGAGCTGCAAGCCATCGCCGAGCGGCTGGGCTGCACCCTCCCGCAGCTCGCCATCGGTGAGTAG